The window TTACCGCCACGCTTGATGTAGCGGGTCATTGCCTGACGAGCGGACTCGATTTGGCGGGAGTTGATGCGCTCGTTTGATTGTGATTGCAGTGCAAAGTCGCCGAACGCGATGTAATTACCACGGGTTGCTTGACCACGGTTTTTACCGATGCGAACTTTGCGATATTTAGTCTTTTTCGGTAACAGCATTTAGCGACTCCTTTCTCCCTTATAAATCCACACTTTCACGCCGATGATACCAGCTGGTGTCTGGGCGCGAGCACAGTGGAAGTCAATATCAGCGCGAAGGGTGTGTAGCGGCACTGAGCCCTCGATCACCTTTTCGCGGCGTGCCATTTCAGCACCGTTCAAACGACCAGCCACCTCGATGCGGATACCTTTGGCGCCAGCACTCATGGTGTTTTGTGCGGTCATTTTGGTTGCGCGGCGGAAGTTGATGCGGCGCTCCAACTGGCGGGCGATGTTTTCAGCCACCAATTTGGCTGCTAGTTCCGGTCGGCGGACTTCCTCGATGTTGATGCGAACTGCCTGACCGACGATTTTCTCAAC is drawn from Candidatus Saccharibacteria bacterium oral taxon 488 and contains these coding sequences:
- the rpsC gene encoding 30S ribosomal protein S3 gives rise to the protein MGQKVNPINFRLQVHKNWSSRWFTANKKEFAEAIRQDHEIRELIEKKFASRPTINRIEIERSANLITVTIHTAKAGVVIGRGGAGVNELKKQVEKIVGQAVRINIEEVRRPELAAKLVAENIARQLERRINFRRATKMTAQNTMSAGAKGIRIEVAGRLNGAEMARREKVIEGSVPLHTLRADIDFHCARAQTPAGIIGVKVWIYKGERSR